In Archangium violaceum, the following are encoded in one genomic region:
- a CDS encoding choice-of-anchor D domain-containing protein: protein MRTGLRGGRIIGLSLLTALLACHEPGNTRSVQAQAAVDADTLDFGDVPVGQWREKQVRLRNVGYVPFHALNALGLEGDPSYEVSFDGEERVMPGEEKLVHVRFHPLSEGPVEETVHVLTDANSGREHTVRVRGQGVPLPIDISPPVLDFETLEVDSERTLRLTISNPVDLPLTVTLEGAAADAFSADTLTVPPLSTREVQAKYLPRSLGDMRAQVKVKACGNCTPTVAELAGRSVPSAFVFEPEPVPFESIPVHERTQSYTRARNITWRPVTIMGLSTSDKSFTPLKSMQRQEVKPGEAVEVPLEFAARFSGPNTGTLTLGYESDKARQSQVVLDASGGRPTLAVAPAALDFGELPVGGKVGKTIRISNGGTTGNLIFRGVRGGGSADHFSVDVPLRGKQAYPWKAGTAWPALGVDDITIAPGTDAIDLTVYFEPKAEGTWQGTLVLMSDDKFTPERTIALTGRARSTGPCVYELKPWPVLDFGNVTPGRGAVLGFSFRNPGRAECAVKDIHLSNDAGGVFYMPGGKLAGGVLPYDTAFSAMIAFRPQAPGEYQGELRLTVNDPANPTVTLPLRGVSQDSCLVAAPAFVDFGPIRYDCSVGRRRTLISNQCAAPIDVRDFQIGAGTSNQYALMTNMALPRTLAPGEGFELEFSYERNVLGQHFSPFFVYATNEPSPLLVPLLAETNHEGLQLDRFIQGTNSQLDVLFVVANTTTMDTYQARLKAAIPGWLERARQAGVDVRVGVTSTGLAARASACGGVTAGGEGGRLVPVDGSRSRAISSAATTAAETVQANIDDVGLCHNLVQGLETMRQALSSPLATSADDPRTPLPNDGNLGFLRSTARLAVVVLSDEDDHSGFDAESYVQFLQAIKGTGMAHRTQLYALVPTDNRCTTAGPPGPRFSTVAQRTNGAVGSICQGDYGSFLDKLLQRADRPQADFTLGATPNGMAEMSVRVAGVKLPADQWTYDPAHNAVVFQPAAVPTPGQTIEVRYRSACPAPPPAP from the coding sequence ATGAGGACGGGGCTGCGTGGTGGGCGGATCATCGGGCTGTCACTGCTGACGGCGCTGCTGGCGTGTCACGAACCGGGGAACACCCGTTCGGTGCAGGCCCAGGCGGCCGTGGATGCGGACACGCTGGATTTCGGGGACGTGCCGGTGGGCCAATGGCGCGAGAAACAGGTGCGCCTGCGCAACGTGGGCTACGTGCCCTTCCATGCGCTGAATGCGCTCGGGCTCGAGGGAGACCCCTCATACGAGGTGTCCTTCGACGGTGAAGAGCGGGTGATGCCCGGCGAGGAGAAGCTGGTGCACGTGCGCTTCCACCCGCTCTCGGAAGGCCCCGTGGAGGAGACGGTCCACGTGCTCACGGATGCCAACTCGGGCCGGGAGCACACCGTGAGGGTCCGGGGTCAGGGTGTCCCCCTGCCCATCGACATCTCCCCGCCGGTGCTGGACTTCGAGACGCTGGAGGTGGACAGCGAGAGGACCCTGCGCCTCACCATCTCCAATCCGGTGGACCTGCCGCTCACGGTGACGCTCGAGGGCGCCGCGGCCGATGCCTTCAGCGCGGACACCCTCACCGTGCCGCCGCTCAGCACGCGCGAGGTGCAGGCGAAGTACCTGCCTCGCTCGTTGGGAGACATGCGCGCGCAGGTGAAGGTCAAGGCCTGTGGCAACTGCACGCCGACGGTGGCGGAGCTGGCCGGCCGCTCGGTGCCGAGCGCCTTCGTCTTCGAGCCGGAGCCGGTGCCCTTCGAGTCCATCCCCGTGCACGAGCGCACCCAGTCCTATACGCGCGCGCGCAACATCACCTGGCGGCCGGTCACCATCATGGGGCTGAGCACCAGCGACAAGTCCTTCACGCCGCTCAAGTCCATGCAGCGCCAGGAGGTGAAGCCGGGCGAGGCGGTGGAGGTGCCGCTGGAGTTCGCCGCGCGCTTCTCCGGGCCCAACACGGGCACGCTGACGCTGGGCTACGAGTCGGACAAGGCGCGCCAGTCGCAGGTGGTGCTGGACGCGAGCGGTGGCCGGCCCACGCTGGCGGTGGCCCCGGCCGCGCTGGACTTCGGCGAGCTGCCCGTGGGCGGCAAGGTGGGGAAGACGATTCGCATCTCCAACGGCGGCACCACCGGCAACCTCATCTTCCGGGGCGTGCGAGGCGGCGGGAGCGCGGACCACTTCTCGGTGGACGTGCCCCTGCGCGGCAAGCAGGCCTACCCGTGGAAGGCGGGCACCGCCTGGCCGGCGCTGGGAGTCGATGACATCACCATCGCCCCGGGCACGGACGCCATCGACCTGACGGTGTACTTCGAGCCCAAGGCCGAGGGCACCTGGCAGGGCACGCTGGTGCTCATGTCGGATGACAAGTTCACCCCCGAGCGCACCATCGCCCTCACCGGCCGCGCCCGGTCCACCGGCCCCTGCGTCTACGAGCTCAAGCCCTGGCCGGTGCTGGACTTCGGCAACGTGACGCCCGGCCGTGGCGCCGTGCTGGGCTTCTCCTTCCGCAACCCCGGCCGGGCCGAGTGCGCGGTGAAGGACATCCACCTGTCCAACGACGCCGGGGGTGTCTTCTACATGCCGGGCGGCAAGCTGGCCGGTGGCGTGTTGCCGTACGACACCGCCTTCAGCGCGATGATCGCCTTCCGGCCCCAGGCGCCGGGCGAGTACCAGGGCGAGCTGCGGCTGACGGTGAACGACCCCGCCAACCCCACGGTGACGCTGCCCCTCCGGGGTGTGTCGCAGGACAGCTGCCTGGTGGCCGCGCCCGCCTTCGTGGACTTCGGACCCATCCGCTACGACTGCTCGGTGGGCCGCCGGCGCACGCTCATCTCCAACCAGTGCGCCGCGCCCATCGACGTGCGTGACTTCCAGATTGGAGCGGGAACCAGCAACCAGTACGCGCTGATGACGAACATGGCGCTGCCGCGCACGCTGGCGCCAGGCGAGGGCTTCGAGCTGGAGTTCTCCTACGAGCGCAACGTGCTCGGCCAGCACTTCAGCCCCTTCTTCGTCTACGCGACGAACGAGCCCAGCCCGCTGCTCGTCCCGCTGCTGGCGGAGACGAACCACGAGGGCCTGCAGCTCGACCGCTTCATCCAGGGCACCAACAGCCAGCTGGACGTCCTCTTCGTGGTGGCCAACACCACCACCATGGACACCTACCAGGCGCGGCTGAAGGCGGCCATTCCGGGCTGGCTGGAGCGCGCGCGACAGGCCGGCGTGGACGTGCGCGTGGGCGTCACCAGCACGGGTCTGGCGGCCCGGGCCTCCGCGTGCGGCGGCGTGACGGCGGGTGGCGAGGGCGGCCGGCTCGTCCCGGTGGACGGCAGCCGCTCGCGCGCCATCTCCAGCGCCGCGACCACGGCGGCGGAGACCGTGCAGGCCAACATCGACGACGTGGGGCTGTGCCACAACCTGGTGCAGGGCCTGGAGACGATGCGTCAGGCGCTCTCCTCGCCCCTGGCCACCAGCGCGGATGATCCGCGCACCCCGCTGCCCAACGACGGCAACCTGGGCTTCCTGCGCTCCACGGCCCGGCTCGCGGTGGTGGTGCTGTCCGACGAGGACGACCACTCGGGCTTCGACGCGGAGAGCTACGTGCAGTTCCTCCAGGCCATCAAGGGCACCGGCATGGCGCACCGCACCCAGCTCTACGCGCTCGTGCCCACCGACAACCGCTGCACCACCGCGGGCCCCCCGGGGCCGCGCTTCTCCACCGTGGCGCAGCGCACCAACGGCGCGGTGGGCTCCATCTGCCAGGGCGACTACGGCTCCTTCCTGGACAAGCTCCTGCAGCGCGCCGACAGGCCCCAGGCGGACTTCACCCTCGGCGCCACGCCCAATGGCATGGCGGAGATGTCCGTGCGCGTCGCGGGGGTGAAGCTGCCGGCCGACCAGTGGACCTACGACCCCGCCCACAACGCGGTCGTCTTCCAGCCCGCCGCGGTGCCCACGCCAGGGCAGACCATCGAGGTCCGCTACCGCAGCGCCTGCCCGGCCCCTCCCCCCGCTCCCTGA
- a CDS encoding alpha/beta fold hydrolase, whose product MSSSFESLKVDAHGLALHARQRGAGGSPAVVFLHGYLDHSHSFDFVAEHLPDSWHLVLLDFRGMGRSGHLPRLANYQFADYLVDVEAVLRATGLEAVHLVGHSLGGIVATAYAAARPSRVLSLGLIESLGPLGGPPENALARLRGFLEDLERTPNRKPYPSVEVAAARLRDGAALPEHVALHMARHGTEPVEGGVAFTFDPTHRRRFAFGYDDAQWLALSSAVTCPVRLILGSEGYGFNDERARARLAALRPAQPPIVIPGGHHVHLEQPEAVARALRELIQSVR is encoded by the coding sequence CGGTGCCGGCGGCTCGCCCGCCGTCGTCTTCCTGCACGGCTATCTGGACCACTCCCACAGCTTCGACTTCGTCGCCGAGCACCTGCCGGACTCCTGGCACCTGGTGCTGCTCGACTTCCGCGGCATGGGTCGAAGTGGACACCTGCCCCGGCTCGCCAACTACCAGTTCGCCGACTACCTGGTGGACGTGGAGGCGGTGCTGCGCGCCACCGGCCTGGAGGCGGTACACCTCGTCGGCCATTCGCTGGGCGGCATCGTCGCCACGGCGTACGCGGCCGCCCGTCCCTCGCGCGTGCTGAGCCTCGGCCTCATCGAGAGCCTCGGGCCCCTGGGCGGCCCTCCCGAGAACGCGCTCGCGCGCCTGCGCGGCTTCCTCGAGGATCTGGAGCGCACACCCAACCGCAAGCCCTACCCCAGCGTGGAGGTCGCCGCCGCCCGCCTGCGAGACGGCGCCGCCCTGCCCGAGCACGTCGCGCTCCACATGGCGCGCCACGGCACCGAGCCCGTCGAGGGCGGCGTCGCCTTCACCTTCGACCCGACCCACCGCCGCCGCTTCGCCTTCGGCTACGACGACGCCCAGTGGCTCGCCCTCTCCTCCGCCGTCACCTGCCCGGTGCGGTTGATCCTCGGGAGCGAGGGCTACGGCTTCAATGACGAGCGGGCCCGGGCCCGACTCGCCGCCCTGCGCCCCGCCCAGCCCCCCATCGTCATCCCCGGGGGCCACCACGTGCACCTGGAGCAGCCGGAGGCCGTGGCGCGCGCGCTCCGGGAGCTCATCCAGTCCGTCCGCTAA